A part of Melittangium boletus DSM 14713 genomic DNA contains:
- a CDS encoding SRPBCC domain-containing protein, which produces MTTPECEMELKPGGIFRTLMRDDKGNTYPSAGVFLEVNAPERIVFTDAFKPGWVPAEKAFMTGVFTFEEEGGKTRYTARALHWNADDCASHAQMGFHEGWGSAADQFVAVVTRLKA; this is translated from the coding sequence ATGACCACGCCCGAATGCGAAATGGAGCTCAAGCCCGGCGGCATCTTCCGCACCCTGATGCGCGACGACAAGGGCAACACGTACCCCAGCGCCGGTGTCTTCCTCGAGGTCAACGCCCCGGAACGAATCGTCTTCACCGATGCCTTCAAGCCCGGCTGGGTACCGGCGGAAAAGGCGTTCATGACCGGCGTTTTCACCTTCGAGGAAGAAGGAGGCAAGACCCGCTACACCGCTCGCGCGCTGCACTGGAACGCGGACGATTGCGCCTCTCACGCCCAGATGGGCTTCCACGAGGGCTGGGGCAGCGCCGCCGACCAGTTCGTCGCGGTCGTCACCCGCCTCAAGGCCTGA